A genomic stretch from Thermoanaerobaculia bacterium includes:
- the rpoZ gene encoding DNA-directed RNA polymerase subunit omega, producing MEQIPDRIDSTFRYILIAAKRAEQLVRGAKPRVEMPNRKPSRVAMREVVENLVDWDYGPAPVPEPVEVVAGEPTE from the coding sequence ATGGAACAGATTCCCGACCGCATCGACAGCACCTTCCGCTACATCCTGATCGCCGCCAAGCGCGCCGAGCAGCTCGTTCGTGGCGCCAAGCCGCGGGTCGAGATGCCGAACCGCAAGCCCTCGCGGGTGGCGATGCGCGAAGTGGTCGAGAACCTCGTCGATTGGGACTACGGTCCGGCGCCGGTTCCTGAGCCGGTGGAGGTCGTCGCGGGAGAACCGACCGAGTGA
- a CDS encoding ABC transporter ATP-binding protein — MPPPAAPLLEVAGLEIRFPGDPRPYEVVRGASFAVQRGEIVGLVGESGSGKSLTALAILGLVPPPGRVTGGRILLDGRNLLELDERAMRAVRGGRIGLVFQEPMAALNPVLTLETQICEAIRAHRKNGEDGSPGARISARAARARALELLELLAIPDPARRLSDYPHQLSGGQRQRAMLAIALAAGPELLIADEPTTALDVTLQAQVLELLERLRRELGLAILLITHDLAVVAESCDRVLVMYAGEIVEAATAEQLFAQPAHPYTRALLASIPVLGHPAPRGELPAIPGQVPAADRLPEGCVFAPRCGARIERCATVRPAWVDLGAGHGARCLRLPGLLHGEAGG; from the coding sequence ATGCCGCCCCCCGCCGCGCCGCTGCTCGAGGTCGCCGGACTGGAGATCCGCTTTCCCGGCGATCCCCGACCGTACGAAGTCGTGCGCGGTGCGAGCTTCGCGGTGCAGCGCGGAGAGATCGTCGGCCTGGTCGGCGAGTCGGGCTCCGGCAAGAGCCTCACGGCGCTCGCAATCCTCGGGCTGGTACCCCCTCCCGGCAGGGTGACGGGCGGCCGGATCCTGCTCGACGGCAGGAATCTCCTCGAGCTCGATGAACGGGCGATGCGCGCCGTGCGCGGTGGCCGCATCGGGCTGGTCTTCCAGGAGCCGATGGCGGCGCTGAATCCGGTCCTGACCCTGGAGACCCAGATCTGCGAGGCGATCCGGGCCCACCGGAAGAACGGCGAAGACGGTTCCCCCGGAGCCCGGATCTCCGCGCGCGCCGCCCGGGCCCGCGCCCTCGAGCTCCTCGAGCTGCTGGCCATTCCCGACCCGGCGCGCCGCCTGAGCGACTACCCTCATCAGCTCTCGGGCGGCCAGCGCCAGCGCGCGATGCTGGCGATCGCGCTCGCCGCCGGCCCCGAGCTGCTGATCGCCGACGAGCCGACGACCGCCCTCGACGTGACGCTGCAGGCGCAGGTCCTCGAGCTTCTCGAGCGCCTGCGGCGCGAGCTCGGACTCGCGATCCTCCTGATCACCCACGATCTCGCGGTGGTGGCCGAGAGCTGTGACCGGGTGCTGGTGATGTACGCCGGCGAGATCGTCGAGGCCGCAACCGCGGAGCAGCTCTTCGCGCAGCCGGCGCATCCTTATACACGGGCTCTCCTGGCCTCGATTCCGGTGCTCGGCCACCCGGCGCCGAGGGGCGAGCTGCCGGCGATCCCCGGGCAGGTGCCGGCAGCCGACCGGCTTCCGGAAGGCTGCGTCTTCGCGCCGCGCTGCGGCGCCCGCATCGAGCGCTGCGCAACCGTTCGCCCGGCGTGGGTCGATCTCGGCGCCGGGCACGGCGCGCGCTGCCTGCGATTGCCCGGGCTCCTGCACGGTGAGGCCGGCGGATGA
- a CDS encoding leucyl aminopeptidase gives MTRKLVQVELARGRGIAGEKVVHGLFTDREADLARLGADGARAAKGLSQALRFTGEAERTAEIPLGAKGRTLTLVGLGNSADFTVERANAFVEQAIAAARSSKATSLGLVLPEHDQFFGEAAAERVARRLALADYRFDLFLASPPRGSRVSRISDTRLKAATLAVPAAWRRAWESGVALGSAIAEGVALARDLGNTPPNQATPEWIARQARGHARRWGAAIRVLAEPELKRRKMGGILAVGGGSANPPRLVRIDLGRRGPVVALVGKGVTFDTGGISIKPAAQMDEMKWDKMGACAVLGILEAASRLDLPVRLRAYLPLAENMPDGAAYRPGDIVRCANGKTVEILNTDAEGRMVLADALTWAASENPDAMVEYSTLTGACVVALGPTGAGLFSPSDGLASGLLDAAGAAGERLWRLPLWPEFLAEMKGSHADLKNSGGRWGGACTAAAFLSQFVGQVGEWAHLDIAGPAYVGGDGRRTRGATGFAVALTVNWLRARAAAARTAPAKARRRKPR, from the coding sequence GTGACCAGAAAACTGGTGCAGGTCGAGCTTGCCCGTGGCCGCGGAATCGCCGGCGAGAAGGTGGTGCACGGTCTCTTCACCGACCGGGAGGCGGACCTTGCGCGTCTCGGAGCCGACGGGGCGCGCGCCGCGAAGGGCCTTTCGCAGGCGCTGCGCTTCACCGGCGAGGCGGAGCGCACCGCCGAGATTCCACTCGGGGCGAAAGGCCGGACGCTCACCCTCGTCGGCCTGGGCAATAGCGCGGATTTCACCGTGGAGCGCGCGAACGCCTTCGTCGAGCAGGCGATCGCGGCGGCGCGGAGCTCGAAGGCGACGAGCCTCGGCCTCGTCCTGCCCGAGCACGATCAGTTCTTCGGCGAAGCTGCGGCCGAGCGTGTCGCACGTCGGCTGGCGCTCGCCGACTACCGTTTCGATCTGTTCCTGGCGTCCCCGCCCCGAGGTTCCCGCGTTTCGCGGATTTCTGATACCCGGTTGAAAGCGGCGACGCTCGCCGTCCCTGCCGCCTGGCGCCGGGCCTGGGAGTCCGGGGTCGCCCTGGGCAGCGCGATCGCCGAGGGCGTCGCGCTGGCGCGTGACCTCGGCAACACGCCGCCCAACCAGGCGACGCCCGAGTGGATCGCACGGCAGGCGCGTGGCCACGCCCGGCGTTGGGGAGCGGCCATCCGCGTGCTCGCCGAACCGGAGCTCAAGCGGCGCAAGATGGGCGGCATCCTCGCCGTCGGTGGCGGCTCCGCGAATCCTCCCCGGCTGGTCCGCATCGATCTCGGCCGGCGGGGTCCTGTGGTCGCGCTGGTCGGCAAGGGCGTGACCTTCGACACCGGCGGGATCTCGATCAAGCCGGCGGCGCAGATGGACGAGATGAAGTGGGACAAGATGGGTGCCTGCGCGGTGCTCGGGATCCTCGAAGCCGCCAGCAGGCTCGACCTGCCGGTCCGCCTGCGCGCTTACCTGCCGCTCGCGGAGAACATGCCGGACGGCGCCGCTTACCGGCCCGGAGACATCGTTCGCTGCGCCAACGGCAAGACGGTCGAGATCCTCAACACCGACGCCGAAGGCCGGATGGTTCTGGCCGACGCGCTCACCTGGGCGGCCAGCGAGAACCCGGATGCGATGGTCGAGTACTCGACCCTCACCGGCGCCTGCGTCGTCGCCCTCGGTCCGACCGGAGCCGGGCTCTTCTCGCCCTCGGACGGCCTGGCGTCGGGCCTCCTCGACGCCGCGGGAGCGGCCGGCGAACGGCTCTGGCGCCTGCCGCTCTGGCCCGAGTTCCTCGCGGAGATGAAGGGGAGCCACGCCGACCTCAAGAACTCCGGCGGCCGCTGGGGCGGAGCCTGCACCGCGGCGGCCTTTCTGTCGCAGTTCGTCGGCCAGGTCGGCGAGTGGGCGCATCTGGACATCGCCGGCCCGGCCTACGTCGGCGGCGACGGCAGAAGAACGCGCGGCGCCACCGGTTTCGCCGTCGCCCTGACGGTGAACTGGCTGCGCGCGCGCGCCGCGGCCGCGCGGACAGCGCCGGCAAAGGCCCGCCGGCGAAAGCCCCGCTGA
- a CDS encoding YicC family protein produces the protein MKSMTGFGQSIVELEGMQVAVTLQGVNHRYLDLVLRLPEELRFLEAAIRDRLNGVIRRGRCETSVALRRLHDSEVEVELRMGAVRKLLAACQPLIDSGDLTRQWTVGDLARSPTFLRVEKAVSSWSSEDDATVWRSLDAALEQFESTRVGEGARIAQALDSILARLLEVAAALRERLPEARAAIAESVRLRLREWTKESGIDEERLLSEIAVLAEKSDVQEEMDRLAAHLAQMQEVVLRAGPIGRHLDFLAQELLRELNTLCAKCRDTRVVQLGLDARLLCEQIREQVQNVE, from the coding sequence ATGAAGAGCATGACCGGGTTCGGGCAATCGATCGTCGAGCTCGAGGGGATGCAGGTCGCGGTGACTCTCCAGGGCGTGAACCATCGCTATCTCGACCTGGTCCTGCGGCTGCCCGAGGAGCTGCGGTTTCTCGAGGCGGCGATCCGCGACCGCCTCAACGGGGTCATCCGCCGCGGCCGCTGCGAGACCTCGGTCGCCCTGCGCCGGCTGCACGACAGCGAGGTCGAGGTCGAGCTGCGCATGGGGGCGGTCCGGAAGCTCCTGGCAGCCTGCCAGCCGCTGATCGACTCCGGCGACCTCACCCGGCAGTGGACGGTCGGCGACCTGGCGCGCAGCCCCACCTTCCTGCGTGTCGAGAAGGCGGTCTCCTCCTGGAGCAGCGAAGACGACGCGACCGTCTGGCGGAGCCTCGACGCCGCTCTGGAGCAGTTCGAATCCACCCGGGTGGGGGAGGGCGCGCGCATCGCCCAGGCCCTCGACTCGATTCTCGCGCGGCTCCTCGAGGTCGCGGCAGCGCTGCGCGAGCGCCTCCCCGAGGCGCGCGCCGCCATCGCCGAGAGCGTGCGGCTGCGGCTGCGCGAGTGGACGAAAGAGTCCGGAATCGACGAAGAGCGGCTGCTCTCCGAGATCGCCGTCCTGGCGGAGAAGAGCGATGTCCAGGAGGAGATGGACCGGCTCGCCGCGCACCTCGCGCAGATGCAGGAGGTCGTCCTGCGGGCGGGACCGATCGGCCGGCACCTCGACTTCCTCGCCCAGGAGCTGCTGCGCGAGCTCAACACCCTGTGCGCCAAATGCCGCGATACACGCGTCGTGCAGCTCGGCCTGGATGCCCGGCTGCTCTGTGAACAGATCCGGGAGCAGGTGCAGAATGTCGAATGA
- the gmk gene encoding guanylate kinase, with amino-acid sequence MSNEHAGSPPAPTPPVPPSPPAPPAPLAAERRGQGELFLLSAPSGAGKTTLIRNLIDSLTDSGSMEFSVSHTTRRPRLGEIDGKDYHFVEQQLFRGMIADDLFLEWAEVHGNYYGTSVAAVMPFLDQGIDVVVDLDVQGAERLMHRFPAAYSIFILPPSYADLVQRLEGRRLDGADEIARRLAVSLWEIKRFDRYQYVIINDDAARASQALAAIVLEKRCRLARMQPRVEAILADFSSVPKT; translated from the coding sequence ATGTCGAATGAACACGCCGGGTCGCCCCCGGCTCCCACGCCGCCCGTACCGCCATCTCCGCCGGCGCCGCCGGCCCCCCTGGCGGCGGAGAGGCGCGGGCAGGGCGAGCTCTTCCTGCTGTCGGCGCCGTCGGGCGCCGGCAAGACGACCCTTATCCGCAACCTGATCGATTCGCTGACCGACTCCGGCAGCATGGAGTTCTCGGTCAGCCACACCACCCGGCGTCCCCGGCTGGGAGAGATCGACGGCAAGGACTATCACTTCGTCGAGCAGCAGCTCTTCCGGGGCATGATCGCGGACGATCTCTTCCTCGAATGGGCCGAAGTGCACGGCAACTACTACGGCACCTCCGTTGCGGCGGTCATGCCGTTTCTCGATCAGGGGATCGACGTCGTGGTGGACCTCGACGTCCAGGGCGCCGAACGCCTGATGCACCGGTTCCCGGCCGCCTACAGCATCTTCATCCTGCCCCCGTCCTACGCCGATCTGGTCCAGCGGCTGGAGGGCCGGCGCCTCGACGGAGCCGACGAAATCGCCCGGCGACTCGCCGTATCTCTTTGGGAAATCAAGCGTTTCGACCGTTACCAGTATGTTATTATCAACGACGATGCTGCGCGTGCCAGCCAGGCGCTCGCGGCGATCGTGTTGGAGAAGCGGTGTCGTCTCGCCCGGATGCAGCCCCGGGTCGAGGCGATCCTGGCCGACTTCTCCAGCGTCCCAAAGACCTGA
- a CDS encoding uracil-DNA glycosylase has product MGGGAAPARRPAAEVEAELAALAGQVSGCRQCKLCTTRTQTVFASGDPHARLMLIGEGPGAEEDRQGVPFVGAAGELLNKILAAIGLARDAVYVANIVKCRPPGNRDPEPDEVRACRGYLERQIDLVRPAVIVALGRIAAHELLGNDFSLTRLRGEWHAVGGIPVRVTYHPAALLRNAAYKRPTWEDMQLVRDHLAALASGSGSVAVGGGPSQVPAAPEEGG; this is encoded by the coding sequence ATGGGCGGCGGAGCGGCTCCTGCCCGCCGCCCGGCGGCCGAGGTCGAGGCGGAGTTGGCGGCGCTCGCTGGGCAGGTCTCCGGTTGCCGGCAGTGCAAGCTCTGCACGACGCGGACGCAGACGGTTTTCGCGAGCGGCGATCCGCACGCCCGGCTGATGCTCATCGGCGAGGGTCCGGGCGCCGAAGAGGACCGGCAGGGAGTGCCGTTCGTCGGCGCCGCCGGGGAGCTCCTCAACAAGATTCTGGCGGCGATCGGCCTGGCACGCGACGCCGTCTACGTCGCCAATATCGTCAAGTGCCGGCCGCCGGGCAATCGCGATCCGGAGCCGGACGAGGTGCGGGCCTGCCGTGGCTATCTCGAGCGCCAGATCGACCTCGTGCGCCCGGCGGTGATCGTCGCGCTCGGCCGCATCGCCGCGCACGAGCTGCTCGGCAACGACTTCTCGCTCACCCGGTTGCGCGGCGAGTGGCACGCGGTGGGCGGCATCCCGGTGCGGGTCACCTACCACCCGGCGGCGCTGCTGCGCAACGCCGCTTACAAGCGGCCGACGTGGGAGGATATGCAACTCGTGCGCGACCACCTGGCGGCGCTCGCCAGTGGCTCGGGGAGCGTCGCGGTCGGCGGCGGCCCCTCGCAGGTGCCGGCAGCGCCAGAGGAGGGTGGATAA
- a CDS encoding ATP-binding cassette domain-containing protein: MSSLLEVRGLAKEFPIRSAFLRRRLGAVAAVAEVDLDIAAGETVALVGESGSGKSTLGRMIVRLIEPTRGEIRFRGEDLLALPPRELRRARRHFQVVFQDPYGSLNPRMRIGDALLEPLLVHGLAAGSGASGGERREKRALQVAGMLAEVGMPAEAARRYPHEFSGGQRQRIGIARALASQPALLVADEPVSALDLSVRAQIVNLLANLQRDRGIAMLFIAHDLALVEQIADRIAVLYLGRIVEEGPAAALLAAPLHPYTASLIAAVPRVRAAGGLRLRRVPAGEPPSASDPPPGCPFHPRCAAATERCRSERPLLLGSAGERKVACHYPGEAALVQRTAPESRPGDGTFLANGRREL, encoded by the coding sequence ATGAGCTCCCTGCTGGAGGTCCGCGGGCTCGCCAAGGAGTTTCCGATCCGTTCGGCATTCCTGCGGCGCCGGCTGGGCGCGGTGGCCGCGGTCGCGGAGGTCGACCTGGACATCGCAGCCGGCGAGACCGTCGCCCTGGTGGGGGAGTCGGGGTCGGGCAAGAGCACGCTCGGACGGATGATCGTGCGCCTGATCGAACCGACCCGCGGCGAGATCCGCTTCCGCGGCGAGGACCTCCTCGCGCTTCCGCCCCGCGAGCTGCGACGCGCGCGCCGCCATTTCCAGGTCGTCTTCCAGGACCCGTACGGCTCGCTCAATCCGCGCATGCGGATCGGCGACGCGCTCCTCGAGCCGTTGCTCGTGCACGGCCTGGCCGCGGGCAGCGGCGCGAGCGGCGGCGAGCGGCGCGAAAAGCGCGCCCTGCAGGTGGCCGGGATGCTCGCCGAGGTCGGCATGCCGGCCGAGGCCGCGCGACGCTACCCGCACGAATTCTCCGGCGGCCAGCGCCAGCGCATCGGTATCGCCCGCGCTCTCGCCTCGCAGCCGGCGCTCCTGGTCGCGGACGAACCGGTCTCGGCGCTCGACCTGTCGGTCCGCGCCCAGATCGTCAATCTGCTCGCCAACCTGCAGCGCGATCGCGGCATCGCCATGCTGTTCATCGCCCACGATCTGGCGCTGGTCGAGCAGATCGCCGACCGGATCGCCGTGCTCTACCTCGGCCGCATCGTCGAGGAGGGCCCGGCGGCGGCGCTCCTCGCCGCGCCGCTCCACCCCTACACGGCGAGCCTCATCGCCGCCGTGCCGCGGGTGCGCGCGGCCGGCGGTCTGAGGCTCCGGCGGGTCCCCGCGGGCGAGCCCCCGAGCGCCTCGGATCCGCCCCCCGGTTGCCCCTTTCACCCGCGCTGTGCCGCCGCCACCGAGCGCTGCCGGAGCGAACGGCCCCTTCTCCTCGGGAGCGCGGGGGAGCGCAAGGTCGCCTGCCACTACCCGGGCGAGGCCGCCCTCGTTCAGCGAACGGCGCCGGAATCTCGCCCCGGCGATGGAACTTTTCTGGCCAACGGACGTAGAGAACTGTGA
- the coaBC gene encoding bifunctional phosphopantothenoylcysteine decarboxylase/phosphopantothenate--cysteine ligase CoaBC: protein MSPAGSGAPAAAGAPGGAPRGLRILLGVCGGVAAYKAADLVRRLRERGHEVRCAVTPSAARFVSPLTLEVLSGNPVHGEEYLEPGRQGQEEHITAAAWAEVLCIAPATANMLSTLALGLAPNFLSTVALAFRGPLVLAPAMHSAMWEKPALAENVERLRRAGAHFVGPDSGALASGEIGIGRLAETLAIVAACEATRVPQTLAGRTVLITAGPTQEPIDPVRYLGNRSSGRMGFALAAEAVRRGARTILVAGPVALATPAGVERHDVRTALEMESAVGLHAGAADLIVMAAAVADFRPALYENEKIKRHQGTPEIVLVENPDILASLPRLAPQSLRVGFAAESTLAPAEAMRKLAAKGVHFLIANDISRADIGFGAEHNEVTIHRRDAPPEVLARRPKAAIASALFDRFEAALAEVPVLPEAKREAGSGRS, encoded by the coding sequence GTGAGTCCGGCGGGCAGCGGGGCGCCTGCCGCGGCCGGCGCTCCCGGAGGCGCTCCTCGCGGTCTCCGGATCCTGCTCGGTGTGTGCGGCGGAGTCGCCGCCTACAAGGCCGCCGATCTGGTGCGCCGGCTGCGCGAGCGTGGTCACGAAGTCCGCTGCGCCGTCACGCCGTCGGCGGCCCGTTTCGTCAGTCCCCTCACGCTCGAAGTGCTGTCCGGGAACCCGGTCCACGGCGAGGAGTATCTCGAGCCGGGGCGCCAGGGCCAGGAGGAGCACATCACCGCCGCTGCCTGGGCGGAAGTCCTCTGCATCGCTCCGGCGACCGCGAACATGCTGTCCACTCTGGCGCTCGGCCTGGCCCCCAACTTCCTCTCGACTGTGGCGCTCGCTTTCCGCGGACCGCTCGTGCTGGCTCCGGCGATGCACAGCGCGATGTGGGAGAAGCCGGCCCTGGCCGAGAACGTGGAGCGCCTGCGACGGGCCGGCGCGCACTTCGTCGGGCCGGACTCCGGCGCGCTGGCCTCGGGCGAGATCGGTATCGGTCGCCTCGCCGAGACGCTCGCGATCGTCGCCGCGTGCGAAGCGACCCGCGTGCCGCAGACCCTCGCGGGCCGGACCGTACTGATCACCGCCGGGCCGACCCAGGAACCGATCGACCCGGTGCGCTATCTCGGCAACCGTTCGAGCGGCCGGATGGGCTTCGCTCTCGCCGCCGAGGCGGTCCGCCGGGGCGCCCGGACGATCCTCGTCGCCGGTCCGGTGGCTCTCGCGACGCCAGCCGGAGTCGAACGCCACGACGTCCGGACGGCGCTCGAGATGGAGAGCGCCGTCGGCCTGCATGCGGGCGCGGCCGATCTGATCGTGATGGCGGCGGCCGTCGCCGACTTCCGTCCGGCCCTTTACGAGAACGAGAAGATCAAGCGCCATCAGGGGACGCCGGAGATCGTCCTGGTGGAGAATCCCGACATTCTGGCCTCCCTGCCGCGACTCGCTCCGCAGTCTCTGCGTGTCGGTTTCGCCGCCGAGAGCACGCTCGCGCCGGCGGAGGCGATGCGCAAGCTCGCCGCCAAGGGGGTGCACTTCCTGATCGCCAACGACATCTCGCGCGCCGACATCGGCTTCGGCGCCGAGCACAACGAGGTCACGATCCACCGCCGCGACGCCCCGCCGGAGGTCCTCGCCCGGAGGCCGAAAGCTGCGATCGCCAGCGCACTCTTCGATCGTTTCGAAGCGGCGCTCGCCGAGGTCCCCGTCCTGCCGGAGGCGAAGCGTGAAGCCGGGTCCGGACGAAGCTGA